The proteins below come from a single Desulfovibrio sp. genomic window:
- a CDS encoding AAA domain-containing protein gives MIFPLLAILGTVTISATALAWLYEQETEREQERQRNLKKEFGKLQEEFARYSEQKDGVPCQALIYSQGWIELLKVELAQLAQKVAPIENELNRILPLVLAEAKEPTTDTFRRNMLKRELLRFDDAKRKLDAYLLYIKWFEEKLSKLALAPSSSDLFSLSLPSVTLPEFWLYPGKLVMLPIDMLGKALPDFGHSILLHNLPSRQIQQMYFTPPGQEASPVLIERQNRDRPCVFWGCALKGAFFLKHVLDSEPTTFRISRGGSTYYQGSMFEGKIHAILPRDNMFSPGLNRREGDTLNVYPEEFDLLLQHNYTGRFELKGGNTLPIVSEIPCYRTTVSQLNPLFLLLESSKYEESVCKILDDASEPFYLLDATVNEDRDSVSIKLSKGGLVLSCRVDPQGWLEMEDIISNSLDFGAGIDLPILIIPAEKERRKALLPSADGLILLESFIERLRSLEKRQQSALAMSSFFDNWMQVLTFLQEEEGEQELEFPATIPAANDLGEFLLPLSSLAENPHDDIENFWEVFDQECDLNPQKEPILSYWITKTTGDGYWKRLQTESISRTSDNCTLLVRLRNRVMEGFSAGTDSLFKLSFRTMQYVPLERQKNALKAMRDDRLANSELRDALLLPNETFYKPAISKYWKERLEAEAIWSLEPNKLSANQKEVVRTCLSVDPLTIVQGPPGTGKTRCILEIVYQFLSHNPTGRVLISSQQNTAVDNVIERLVQHQQDFLEANSISIMRIGNEEKMSLISQQFTFNEHLRKITEMLSVNAEDASTNLSLVQSNWGKSTPGSGTNLNKMDNITLRKRLRDFLQPKLSKSGIDNEMLFCMTAGCQIVAATCVGLANKAAAMDQCRFDLAIIDEAGRATPPELLIPMKLAKKVVLIGDHCQLPPAVNPLLRDESAQEALPFLKETFLDNSYFGTLFDSLPESARCRLTEQYRMDNAIGDLVAELFYTENGERRLYNGLQEIKAPGYVRWIDVKGTHKRVGTSLYNEIEGQKTLEFLEFLDEKSKIKEFQSVAVITPYREQKKLLRKVCSNKTFNNLKSVNINTVDQFQGSEADIVIYSTVRSKGPIDFLLDKKRLNVACSRARHALFFIGNKDVFMKKNAGGPENIFSRIFELTSG, from the coding sequence GTGATATTTCCTCTTCTGGCCATCCTTGGTACGGTTACTATTAGCGCGACGGCACTTGCGTGGCTTTATGAGCAAGAAACGGAACGCGAGCAAGAGCGCCAGCGTAATTTGAAAAAAGAATTTGGTAAGTTGCAAGAGGAATTCGCTCGCTATAGTGAGCAAAAAGATGGCGTTCCTTGCCAAGCATTAATTTATTCGCAAGGTTGGATTGAGCTTCTTAAAGTAGAATTGGCTCAGCTTGCCCAAAAAGTGGCACCAATAGAAAATGAGTTAAACAGAATTCTTCCTTTAGTCCTTGCGGAGGCTAAGGAACCAACTACGGACACTTTTCGTCGCAATATGCTCAAAAGAGAGTTGCTCCGATTTGATGATGCGAAGCGTAAGCTGGATGCGTATCTTTTGTACATCAAATGGTTCGAGGAAAAGCTGTCAAAGCTTGCGCTCGCCCCTTCTTCTAGCGATTTGTTTAGTCTTTCTCTGCCATCAGTAACATTGCCAGAATTTTGGTTGTACCCTGGGAAACTAGTAATGCTCCCAATAGATATGCTGGGTAAAGCTCTTCCAGATTTTGGGCATTCCATTTTACTACATAATTTGCCATCCAGGCAGATACAGCAGATGTACTTCACTCCTCCGGGACAAGAGGCTTCTCCAGTATTAATCGAAAGACAAAATAGAGATAGGCCTTGTGTATTCTGGGGGTGCGCATTAAAGGGAGCATTTTTTCTCAAGCATGTTCTTGACAGTGAGCCAACAACCTTTCGAATAAGTAGAGGTGGGTCTACTTATTATCAAGGCTCCATGTTTGAAGGAAAAATACATGCGATTTTGCCTCGCGACAATATGTTTTCTCCAGGGCTTAACCGTCGAGAAGGTGATACCCTAAACGTTTATCCCGAAGAATTTGACTTGCTGCTTCAGCATAACTACACAGGCCGTTTTGAATTAAAAGGGGGAAATACCCTCCCTATAGTGAGCGAAATCCCATGTTACAGGACCACAGTATCGCAACTTAATCCATTGTTTTTACTATTAGAAAGTTCAAAGTATGAGGAAAGTGTCTGCAAAATTCTAGACGATGCTAGCGAACCTTTTTATCTCTTGGACGCAACGGTAAATGAAGATAGGGACAGTGTATCTATTAAGTTATCTAAGGGAGGCTTAGTCCTTTCTTGTAGAGTAGATCCTCAGGGCTGGCTTGAGATGGAAGACATCATAAGCAACTCCCTAGATTTTGGTGCCGGAATTGATCTGCCAATTCTGATTATACCGGCTGAAAAGGAACGCAGGAAAGCACTCTTGCCGTCTGCTGATGGGTTAATTTTACTTGAAAGTTTCATTGAACGTCTTCGCAGCCTAGAAAAACGGCAGCAAAGTGCCTTAGCGATGAGCTCATTTTTTGATAACTGGATGCAAGTTCTAACTTTTCTTCAGGAAGAAGAGGGCGAACAGGAACTAGAGTTTCCAGCAACAATCCCGGCTGCAAATGATCTCGGCGAATTCTTATTGCCGCTGTCATCGTTAGCAGAAAATCCACATGATGATATAGAAAATTTCTGGGAAGTTTTTGATCAAGAATGTGATTTGAATCCTCAAAAAGAACCAATATTAAGCTACTGGATCACTAAAACTACTGGGGATGGATATTGGAAGCGATTGCAGACAGAATCTATTAGTAGAACTTCTGATAATTGTACACTCCTTGTTCGTCTTCGTAATAGAGTCATGGAAGGCTTTTCAGCAGGAACGGACAGTTTATTTAAATTAAGCTTCCGTACGATGCAATATGTTCCTTTAGAAAGACAAAAAAACGCTCTCAAAGCCATGCGTGATGATCGGCTTGCTAATTCAGAGCTACGCGATGCCCTGCTGCTTCCCAATGAAACTTTTTATAAACCTGCGATCTCAAAATATTGGAAAGAGCGACTTGAAGCTGAAGCGATTTGGTCGCTTGAACCTAACAAGCTAAGTGCGAACCAAAAGGAAGTTGTCCGAACTTGTTTAAGTGTTGACCCCTTAACTATAGTTCAAGGTCCGCCAGGAACAGGAAAAACGCGCTGCATACTAGAAATAGTTTACCAATTCTTGTCGCATAATCCTACCGGGCGTGTGCTCATTTCGTCACAACAAAATACCGCTGTTGACAATGTAATTGAGCGACTGGTGCAGCATCAGCAAGATTTTTTAGAAGCAAACTCAATTTCAATAATGCGAATTGGCAATGAAGAAAAAATGTCTCTAATTTCGCAGCAGTTTACATTTAATGAGCACTTAAGAAAAATTACGGAGATGCTTTCAGTGAATGCTGAAGATGCCTCCACAAACCTCTCGTTGGTGCAGTCTAATTGGGGTAAGTCTACTCCTGGCTCTGGAACTAACCTCAATAAGATGGATAATATTACGTTGAGGAAACGCCTGAGAGACTTTCTGCAACCTAAACTGAGTAAATCAGGAATTGACAACGAAATGTTATTTTGTATGACCGCTGGTTGTCAAATTGTAGCTGCAACTTGTGTTGGGCTGGCAAATAAAGCGGCTGCAATGGATCAGTGCCGATTTGACTTGGCCATTATTGATGAAGCGGGTCGAGCTACACCCCCGGAGTTACTTATTCCGATGAAGTTAGCAAAAAAAGTGGTTCTTATTGGTGATCATTGTCAACTTCCTCCCGCAGTTAATCCTTTGCTACGTGACGAATCTGCTCAGGAAGCGTTGCCTTTCTTAAAAGAAACTTTTTTAGATAACAGCTACTTCGGAACGCTTTTTGATTCTCTCCCTGAATCTGCACGGTGCAGACTTACGGAACAGTATCGCATGGACAATGCAATTGGAGATTTAGTCGCAGAACTTTTCTATACAGAGAACGGTGAGCGTAGACTTTATAATGGATTGCAGGAAATTAAGGCTCCGGGTTATGTCAGATGGATTGACGTAAAAGGAACACATAAAAGGGTGGGGACGAGCCTCTACAATGAAATTGAAGGCCAAAAAACTTTAGAATTTCTTGAATTCTTGGATGAGAAGTCAAAAATTAAAGAATTTCAGTCTGTTGCAGTAATTACACCGTATAGAGAACAAAAAAAGCTTTTAAGGAAAGTGTGTTCAAACAAGACATTTAACAACTTAAAAAGCGTCAACATAAACACAGTTGATCAATTTCAAGGAAGTGAAGCTGACATCGTCATCTACTCAACAGTTCGGAGCAAGGGGCCTATAGATTTTCTTCTGGACAAAAAGCGGCTCAATGTGGCTTGTTCAAGAGCAAGGCACGCACTTTTTTTTATAGGCAACAAAGATGTTTTTATGAAAAAAAATGCAGGAGGCCCGGAGAACATTTTTTCAAGGATTTTTGAATTGACAAGTGGTTAG
- the brxL gene encoding BREX system Lon protease-like protein BrxL, with translation MNELDQKINKYFPGLVVRKDLVKTVKGNAIVPSYVLEYLLGQYCATSDEPTIQTGIETVKEILAKHYVHRNEAGLVRSHIKEKGRYKVIDKISVDLNDKKDVYEAQFSNLGLKEVLVDSGTVKKHPKLLVGGVWCIADLEYEFTEDKSASPWILSSLKPIQLSHFDFDGYVEARKQFTIDEWIDLLVQSIGFNPEIFGKRSKLTQLVRLIPFCERNYNLIELGPKGTGKSHIYSEFSPHGILISGGEVTVPKLFVNNSSGKIGLVGYWDCVAFDEFAGKQKRVDKALVDIMKNYMANKSFSRGIETLGAEASMVFVGNTQHTVPYMLKHSDLFCELPNKFYDSAFLDRIHFYIPGWEVDIIRGEMFSNGYGFVVDYLAEILRSLRNHDYSDRYQEHFSLSSDISTRDRDSIHKTFSGLMKILFPHGGATKDEVEDLLQLSIEGRKRVKDQLMRIDSTYGNVRFTYQDTTGMNKPVTTLEEDEYPSYYHKTIAEGEDGEILEVAQSDSPQSPSEPVASAESALKEKHLTFQENQKGLSFDTLLGPYLKGATAITVTDPYIRLFYQVRNFMEFLETVVKHKAPDEEVSVHLVTTEDEFKGEQQKDSFEKMKESAGSVGVNFTWEFDGTGTIHARHIVTDQGWKISLDRGLDIFQHYEMNDAFTFANRLQQYRPCKAFEVTFIKRNLGRVAED, from the coding sequence ATGAACGAACTTGACCAGAAAATCAACAAATACTTCCCGGGACTGGTTGTCCGCAAGGATCTCGTCAAGACGGTCAAGGGCAACGCCATCGTCCCATCATACGTTCTGGAATATCTACTGGGCCAGTATTGTGCCACCAGCGATGAGCCGACCATCCAGACCGGTATCGAGACGGTCAAAGAAATCCTTGCCAAGCATTATGTCCACCGTAACGAAGCAGGATTGGTCCGCTCGCACATCAAGGAAAAAGGGCGCTACAAGGTCATCGACAAAATCAGCGTTGACCTGAACGATAAGAAGGATGTCTACGAGGCACAGTTTTCCAACTTAGGGCTGAAGGAGGTCTTGGTTGATTCCGGAACGGTGAAGAAGCACCCCAAGCTTCTGGTCGGTGGCGTGTGGTGCATTGCGGATCTGGAATATGAGTTCACCGAAGACAAAAGCGCCAGCCCCTGGATATTGTCGTCCCTCAAGCCGATCCAGCTCTCCCATTTCGATTTCGACGGTTACGTTGAGGCCCGCAAACAATTCACCATCGATGAGTGGATCGACCTGCTTGTGCAAAGCATCGGCTTTAACCCGGAGATATTCGGCAAACGTAGCAAGCTGACTCAACTGGTCCGCCTGATCCCGTTTTGCGAACGTAACTACAACCTGATCGAACTTGGCCCCAAGGGAACTGGCAAGTCTCACATCTACTCGGAGTTCTCGCCCCACGGCATCCTGATCTCCGGCGGCGAGGTTACGGTTCCCAAGCTGTTCGTGAATAATTCTTCCGGAAAAATTGGTCTGGTCGGTTACTGGGATTGTGTTGCCTTCGACGAATTTGCCGGAAAGCAAAAGCGTGTGGATAAGGCCCTAGTAGACATCATGAAAAACTACATGGCCAACAAGTCCTTCTCTCGAGGCATCGAAACGCTGGGCGCTGAAGCCTCCATGGTGTTCGTGGGTAACACACAGCACACCGTGCCGTACATGCTCAAGCACTCTGACCTGTTCTGCGAACTGCCCAACAAATTCTACGACTCCGCATTTCTTGATCGCATCCATTTCTACATCCCCGGCTGGGAGGTCGACATAATCCGGGGAGAAATGTTCTCCAACGGTTATGGTTTCGTGGTGGACTATCTGGCCGAGATCCTTCGCTCGCTGCGCAATCACGATTACTCGGATCGCTACCAGGAGCACTTCTCCCTCTCATCCGATATCTCAACGCGAGACCGTGATAGTATTCATAAGACGTTCTCAGGCTTGATGAAGATACTCTTTCCACATGGAGGGGCAACTAAGGATGAAGTGGAAGACCTGCTGCAGTTATCGATTGAAGGCAGAAAACGTGTCAAAGACCAATTAATGCGTATCGACTCCACCTACGGCAACGTCCGCTTTACCTATCAAGACACCACAGGCATGAACAAACCAGTCACAACACTCGAAGAGGATGAATATCCCAGCTACTACCACAAAACCATCGCCGAGGGTGAAGACGGGGAAATCTTGGAAGTTGCTCAATCGGACTCGCCCCAAAGTCCGTCCGAGCCCGTGGCTTCGGCCGAGTCTGCCCTCAAAGAAAAGCACCTCACATTTCAGGAGAACCAGAAGGGCCTCTCCTTCGATACTCTGCTCGGACCCTACTTAAAGGGCGCTACCGCGATCACTGTAACCGACCCTTACATCCGCCTGTTCTACCAGGTGCGCAACTTCATGGAATTTTTGGAGACGGTGGTCAAACACAAGGCTCCTGATGAGGAAGTGTCAGTGCATCTGGTGACGACGGAAGACGAGTTCAAAGGCGAACAGCAGAAGGACAGCTTCGAAAAGATGAAGGAGTCCGCAGGCAGCGTGGGGGTGAACTTCACATGGGAGTTCGACGGCACCGGCACGATCCACGCTCGCCACATCGTAACCGACCAAGGCTGGAAGATCTCCTTGGATCGCGGCCTCGACATTTTTCAGCACTACGAGATGAACGATGCCTTCACCTTCGCCAATCGCCTACAGCAATACCGCCCATGCAAGGCGTTCGAGGTGACGTTTATAAAGCGCAATTTGGGTAGAGTTGCAGAGGACTAG